Part of the Oncorhynchus tshawytscha isolate Ot180627B linkage group LG23, Otsh_v2.0, whole genome shotgun sequence genome, TGGGATAGGGGTTCTCAAGTCCTATGTCCCAGTAGGCTGAGTCCGGTGTGGCAGGGCAACTGGAGAACGGGTCGAAGGTGCTGCTGGCACGAATGGACTGGAGTCCGCCGTGGGCGTACTGGGGATGAAGAAGTCCAGATGGAGGTGAGTAGCGGAAGTCCTGGCCCTCCCCCTGGGAGCAGAACGGGAACTCTTGGGCAACGTTGCACCATTGAGCTTCTGGCAAAGCACCTGGAGAGATAGTGTCCAGGAACCTGTCATGTCTCACTCCCACACTGAATGAGGGACTGCTGTATCCGGCATCCCCTGGAGAGAGCGGGAAGGTGGGGGGACAAGATGAGGGACCGTAGAAGCAGTCCTCCTCATGCATCTGACTGTGGCTCAGCGGCTGGTCATAAGAGACTTCCTCTATGTCGACCTGGTGGGTCACATCTTTGATCCCATGGAGGAGTTTGGAGAAAGACTGTGTAGGTAGAAAAGGACTGGGGATAGGGTGAGCTGACTCTGGCTGAGGGGAGACTTTGTGGTCCCTGTGCTTCATTGTTCTGGCTCTCCTGTTCTGAAACCACACCTGCAACAGATAGGGATAGCTAGATGAAAATGTGCTTTTTACAACGTAATTGAATGGGAAAGGTGTGTGCAACCACTTACCTGAATGCGGGATTCTGTTAGGCCAGTGGCTTGGGATAGGCGCTCCCTCACGGCAATGCTTGGGTAGGGATCAACATCAAAATCCACCCGCAGAAGCTTCAGGTGCTCTTTGGTGAAGATAGTTCTCTTCCTGCGCCCCATGGTCCTAGCACCCGTCTGTGCGGCATTGTCTTGACCTGCAGAACAGTACCAATGTTACTGACATTGATTTAGATATTGTATTTTGAATAATAGAACAAAACAGCCACTACAGCTCTAAATACCTCTGGCATCCCAATGATTACATCAAGACGGGAGCCAATGGAAATGGGACAAAGGGAAGTGTATCAGGGAGGGAAATATCCTCTTCCTCACTGCCCAATCTCCTActggtatagacacacacacttcaaacagTACAAAGAgataaacaaacacagacaaaaagGTAAAGGATGAATGAATCACAAGTATAAGACAAACAGTGGTAAGTATCAAACATTGAAAAACATGTCAAGACAGttaatacagtaaatacatacaaTTCACTGAGGACAGTTCACATGTTAAGTATGTAATACTACGAAtagacagaaacacaaacacttgGAGAGTCTGAATACTatgtcatactatcaacaaattatctgttgataagcaactgcttgctaaggttacgattaatttagggtaagggttaaggttagtgctAGAGTTAGTAGAAATGTTACTGATAGGCTGTAGATGGattgtagagcatctacagatggactagtCTATCCAAGGACATAAATGCACTCAACAAGGCAAACCTGATTGTAACTAGACTATCAAAAATATATTAAAGTAAAAACAGCACAACTGTGATCTTAAAAGTAAAGGGGCTAAATCCAGAAGCCCAAAATACATAGATTTTTATCCTCACCAAAGCTGCAGTCCATCGAAATGTCTCTGTTGTTTAGATCTGTGTCAGTTGCTCTCTAGTCTTGGTCTAGTCCTCAGTCTCTGTGACTGAATAACTTGTAGATCTAAGATATGTTTCTTGCTATAGATCTCTGACACTGGAGATCAGCAGTGCCGTTTTTATACCAAACTCTAAAGAGAAAGTTAGAATAGTGGGGTGTGGTGTTCCCTTGGAAGACAAGACATTTTCCTCTCAAGGAGGTCATTTGCAACACACTTCCCCCCTCCCCTGGCCTAATCACCTTAACCATGTGACACACATACAAAATTAACACTTACCctaccctctcctcaacacaatCATTGCATcatt contains:
- the mxtx2 gene encoding mix-type homeobox gene 2 isoform X1; amino-acid sequence: MDCSFGQDNAAQTGARTMGRRKRTIFTKEHLKLLRVDFDVDPYPSIAVRERLSQATGLTESRIQVWFQNRRARTMKHRDHKVSPQPESAHPIPSPFLPTQSFSKLLHGIKDVTHQVDIEEVSYDQPLSHSQMHEEDCFYGPSSCPPTFPLSPGDAGYSSPSFSVGVRHDRFLDTISPGALPEAQWCNVAQEFPFCSQGEGQDFRYSPPSGLLHPQYAHGGLQSIRASSTFDPFSSCPATPDSAYWDIGLENPYPIDQGLLYREVSDEYSNPSGHFDAMQEAPLHELSSQWQDQ
- the mxtx2 gene encoding mix-type homeobox gene 2 isoform X2; its protein translation is MGRRKRTIFTKEHLKLLRVDFDVDPYPSIAVRERLSQATGLTESRIQVWFQNRRARTMKHRDHKVSPQPESAHPIPSPFLPTQSFSKLLHGIKDVTHQVDIEEVSYDQPLSHSQMHEEDCFYGPSSCPPTFPLSPGDAGYSSPSFSVGVRHDRFLDTISPGALPEAQWCNVAQEFPFCSQGEGQDFRYSPPSGLLHPQYAHGGLQSIRASSTFDPFSSCPATPDSAYWDIGLENPYPIDQGLLYREVSDEYSNPSGHFDAMQEAPLHELSSQWQDQ